From Streptomyces sp. TLI_235, a single genomic window includes:
- a CDS encoding nucleotidyltransferase-like protein: MTADQTPADMAAELAAAADPVTLAAAPAVTQAVILAGGQGSRLRPYTDDRPKPLVEIPGTGIPIVGHQLSWLASEGVTDVVISCGHLAEVLQAWLDDTDLPLRVRTVVENEPLGRGGGLKYASAALPRPDEPWFATNGDIWTRFSLREMAAFHHERAAVATLALARPRIPWGAVETDRFGNVLDFVEAPPSPFLINAGLYVFGPSFRGLLPDVGDHERTTFPQLARAKQLAGYQLPQGCYWRAIDTVKDLTEAARELAAAGRPSDD, encoded by the coding sequence ATGACCGCTGACCAGACGCCCGCCGACATGGCCGCGGAACTCGCGGCCGCCGCCGACCCCGTCACCCTGGCCGCCGCACCCGCCGTCACCCAGGCGGTGATCCTGGCCGGTGGGCAGGGCTCCCGGCTCCGCCCCTACACCGACGACCGTCCGAAGCCGCTGGTGGAGATCCCCGGCACGGGCATCCCGATCGTCGGCCACCAGCTGTCCTGGCTGGCCTCCGAGGGCGTGACCGATGTGGTGATCTCCTGCGGCCACCTCGCCGAGGTGCTGCAGGCGTGGCTGGACGACACCGACCTGCCGCTGCGGGTCCGCACGGTCGTCGAGAACGAGCCGCTGGGCCGCGGCGGCGGCCTCAAGTACGCCTCCGCCGCGCTGCCCCGCCCGGACGAGCCCTGGTTCGCCACCAACGGCGACATCTGGACGCGGTTCAGCCTGCGCGAGATGGCCGCCTTCCACCACGAGCGGGCCGCGGTGGCGACGCTGGCGCTGGCCCGGCCGCGCATCCCGTGGGGCGCGGTGGAGACGGACAGGTTCGGCAATGTGCTGGACTTCGTCGAGGCCCCGCCGTCGCCGTTCCTCATCAATGCCGGCCTGTACGTCTTCGGGCCGTCCTTCCGGGGGCTGCTGCCCGATGTCGGCGACCACGAGCGGACCACCTTCCCGCAGCTGGCCCGGGCGAAGCAGCTGGCCGGCTACCAGCTGCCGCAGGGCTGCTACTGGCGGGCGATCGACACCGTGAAGGACCTCACCGAGGCCGCCAGGGAGCTCGCCGCGGCCGGCCGGCCCTCCGACGACTGA
- a CDS encoding serine/threonine protein kinase — MQPLEPDDPQDLGDYRLLGRLGAGGMGRVYLGRTPGGRTVAVKAVRPDLARDAEFRERFRQEVAAARRVGGAWTAPVLDTDTEGPQPWVATGFVAGPSLAAAVNEHGALSEPTTRLLGVGLAEALAHVHALGLVHRDVKPSNVLLTLDGPRLIDFGIARALDASTGFTRTGHVVGSPGFMSPEQAQGQPAGPASDMFSLGAVLALAASGRPPFGDGVSGAVLLYRVLHEQPDLSTLDYPLRAVILACMAKNPEARPTPQQLRERLDPDASAAGRLGSSSWLPADLAASVGRTAVRLLDLETDGPAPAPTPPAPLSGHRTHDTVTTPPRRRGSGRRPRAPTAPPNHCPTAHRPRHRRPGGAVGRSRGSRSARCWWRPRSATASPDWTGPAAPRAPRPPPRPEPPHRARPLRAATRRPTARRTRPRRSRRPETRRRTATGPPSSASGERRWAARTRSP, encoded by the coding sequence ATGCAGCCGCTGGAGCCGGACGATCCGCAGGACCTGGGCGACTACCGACTGCTGGGGCGGCTCGGCGCCGGCGGCATGGGCCGGGTCTACCTGGGGCGGACTCCCGGCGGCCGCACGGTGGCAGTGAAGGCGGTCCGGCCGGACCTGGCCCGGGACGCCGAGTTCCGGGAGCGGTTCCGCCAGGAGGTCGCCGCCGCCCGCCGGGTCGGCGGAGCGTGGACCGCCCCCGTTCTGGACACCGACACCGAGGGCCCCCAGCCCTGGGTCGCCACCGGCTTCGTGGCCGGCCCCTCGCTGGCCGCCGCCGTGAACGAGCACGGCGCACTGTCCGAACCCACCACCCGGCTGCTCGGCGTCGGCCTCGCCGAGGCGCTCGCCCACGTCCACGCCCTGGGCCTGGTCCACCGCGACGTCAAACCGTCCAACGTGCTGCTCACCCTGGACGGCCCCCGGCTGATCGACTTCGGCATCGCCCGCGCCCTGGACGCCTCCACCGGCTTCACCCGAACCGGGCACGTGGTCGGCTCGCCCGGCTTCATGTCCCCCGAACAGGCCCAGGGGCAACCCGCCGGACCGGCCAGCGACATGTTCTCGCTTGGCGCGGTGCTCGCCCTCGCCGCCAGCGGCCGCCCGCCCTTCGGAGACGGCGTCAGCGGCGCTGTCCTTCTCTACCGGGTGCTGCACGAACAGCCCGACCTGTCCACGCTCGACTATCCGTTGCGCGCCGTCATCCTCGCCTGCATGGCCAAGAACCCCGAGGCCAGGCCCACCCCGCAGCAGCTGCGCGAACGCCTCGACCCCGACGCCAGCGCCGCCGGCCGACTCGGCAGCAGCAGTTGGCTGCCCGCCGACCTCGCCGCCTCCGTCGGGCGTACCGCCGTCCGCCTGCTCGACCTGGAGACCGACGGCCCGGCCCCCGCACCGACGCCCCCCGCCCCGCTCTCCGGCCACCGGACCCACGACACCGTCACCACCCCGCCCCGGCGGCGGGGTTCGGGCCGCCGGCCCCGGGCGCCTACGGCCCCGCCGAACCACTGCCCTACGGCCCACCGGCCCCGCCACCGGCGCCCAGGCGGCGCGGTCGGCCGATCGCGGGGATCACGGTCGGCACGCTGTTGGTGGCGGCCGCGGTCGGCTACGGCATCACCCGACTGGACCGGTCCGGCGGCACCTCGGGCGCCAAGGCCACCTCCTCGGCCGGAGCCGCCCCACCGGGCTCGGCCACTCCGGGCAGCGACAAGGCGACCGACCGCGCGTCGGACCCGCCCGCGTCGAAGTCGCCGTCCGGAGACCCGGAGGCGAACGGCGACCGGGCCGCCTTCATCGGCATCTGGGGAGCGCAGGTGGGCCGCACGGACGCGGTCACCGTGA
- a CDS encoding carbohydrate ABC transporter ATP-binding protein (CUT1 family) translates to MASVTFDKATRLYPGGTKPAVDALDLHVEDGEFLVLVGPSGCGKSTSLRMLAGLEDVNGGAIRIGDRDVTHLPPKDRDIAMVFQNYALYPHMTVADNMGFALKIAGVSKAEIRQKVEEAAKILDLSDYLDRKPKALSGGQRQRVAMGRAIVREPQVFLMDEPLSNLDAKLRVSTRTQIAGLQRRLGITTVYVTHDQTEAMTMGDRVAVLKDGLLQQVDSPRHMYDKPANVFVAGFIGSPAMNLVEVPLVDGGVKFGGSVINISREDLAGAGTDKTVTVGIRPEHFQIVSGGGIEGVAVTVNVVEELGADGYVYGTTKIGGDDTDIVVRVHGRQVPQKGETIHIVPTGGETHVFSTSTGLRLSK, encoded by the coding sequence ATGGCTTCTGTCACGTTCGACAAGGCGACCCGCCTGTACCCCGGCGGCACCAAGCCCGCCGTCGACGCCCTGGACCTGCACGTCGAGGACGGCGAGTTCCTCGTCCTGGTCGGCCCGTCCGGCTGCGGCAAGTCCACCAGCCTCCGCATGCTGGCCGGTCTGGAGGACGTGAACGGCGGCGCCATCCGCATCGGCGACCGCGACGTAACCCACCTGCCGCCGAAGGACCGGGACATCGCCATGGTGTTCCAGAACTACGCGCTCTACCCGCACATGACCGTCGCCGACAACATGGGCTTCGCCCTGAAGATCGCGGGCGTGTCGAAGGCCGAGATCCGCCAGAAGGTGGAGGAGGCCGCGAAGATCCTCGACCTCAGCGACTACCTGGACCGCAAGCCGAAGGCGCTCTCCGGCGGTCAGCGCCAGCGTGTCGCGATGGGCCGCGCGATCGTCCGCGAGCCGCAGGTCTTCCTGATGGACGAGCCGCTGTCCAACCTGGACGCCAAGCTCCGCGTCTCGACCCGTACCCAGATCGCCGGCCTGCAGCGCCGCCTGGGCATCACCACGGTCTACGTCACGCACGACCAGACCGAGGCCATGACCATGGGCGACCGCGTCGCGGTGCTCAAGGACGGTCTGCTGCAGCAGGTCGACTCCCCCCGCCACATGTACGACAAGCCCGCCAACGTCTTCGTGGCCGGCTTCATCGGTTCCCCGGCCATGAACCTGGTCGAGGTCCCGCTGGTCGACGGCGGCGTGAAGTTCGGCGGCTCGGTCATCAACATCTCCCGCGAGGACCTGGCCGGCGCCGGCACCGACAAGACCGTCACGGTCGGCATCCGCCCGGAGCACTTCCAGATCGTCTCCGGCGGCGGCATCGAGGGCGTCGCGGTCACCGTCAACGTGGTCGAGGAGCTCGGCGCCGACGGTTACGTCTACGGCACCACCAAGATCGGCGGCGACGACACCGACATCGTCGTGCGCGTCCACGGCCGCCAGGTCCCGCAGAAGGGCGAGACGATCCACATCGTCCCGACCGGCGGCGAGACCCACGTCTTCTCCACCAGCACGGGCCTGCGCCTGAGCAAGTGA